In a single window of the Mauremys reevesii isolate NIE-2019 linkage group 3, ASM1616193v1, whole genome shotgun sequence genome:
- the LOC120400115 gene encoding interferon-induced very large GTPase 1-like, whose protein sequence is MSMGKEKPQNSAPGDPAEDELAKRLEAVGLSAEYWLPKLHKQLGVTSAQALKHLRYEDYLKLECDMQLTWEKQALQELRKTDSNGTMKQLQEQRLEKLKKRQEQANAALEGSKEMQEKGRSCHEEAVRKKEEELRQAMDIAPEYWAPAEKPLKEVIENVHRQLDLVEESVSQIENLLDKEVLRWASGGLALQGIYRTKKLAEMVEKLEQLIDIPEGFEFLGPVQGPLFEKKEFSSAKAESTFTRTMENLGFSISVTAKGGFGSFSAETSSDYSSSSESEGTHRSRLEHTYMKSWEVSGDEEQLVTLMNFKQKLNEKTRSPNVWINICLSEKVLQYFLEKTVSLCKDLSAPNEKYIKALLHCLLDPYIYSVKHFPKSSFIMQWIFQSAEEQAGQSCSSDLTDFIKVLQQMESEIKEATAASMNSPAAQQEAKRKATLILSLSFHSLLQALRKRAETDTELLLLSIAASAGYRVDSNTFQYLLGCPEINFMLEEMQRAHERYLTLRDQDVSRAQAFLLLTGLTVAAKNKVMAPEEKKKCLTFIEGHMGNLLSQEVTFVLTKHRALTDWKALERDLNSLVNGNFEATNDDWQKEHIKKELENVSQETKQVNSPLSTSKEVQSSDTKTYKFPKTPEFLKLIKRLKLENYYPNKMGMADFQIMHKTSLHGSHPGNESELPFYFLDKLLMLDYRVRYLVCKDDSKTKQGIVNTLNTGDDVIANLDDIFNDDDEESNEFPEINEGQVHPMDIQMAIFHCADDFMRQYISTKLSLCQFALPLLVPDPCTSQIEFPLWSFCQVNKKWQSHGECQNRAGIRKCKDKLIYQADLPVVSFIRFGASSFSKSQLLNTLLSKQKLNIFFHRHCRGSIKNCLLMEGVVEITWYCPGRDDDDRFDNCITFTNLHGDAREHEQQVKFLQEIASVTVVLLSDTDRNENGKKVLQNLLKSSKPFIFLCIDKERTSINKFGKRVKIAIKNQSESKLMEELTTAIKRAVETSNIPCSLDKCAKTAQKHGFRVDEDKRECKEGKELAEKVMGFLKQKNILDTKEKLLPLQGELWHKWCKKDKERTHLQDDENMGIEQHLSQIKSEKHALRQEQLQRAFPLNELMQSVLSALNLPSQKTKMYFLQWLKVFIADLSSDHFPELHQKYYDLWSQNQTGGNNDLQKQLEKLSHKINESTFGLEHLLREVGQIYEALDALPEQDKCFLELPKIVADLMVEGYPIELLDGDTSYVPMKWVGAIFDKLIEKLGDQKVFVLSVLGIQSTGKSTLLNAMFGLQFKVSAGRCTRGAFMQLVKVDDELRKELNFDFVVVVDTEGLRAIELENRSALRHDNELATFVIGLGNTTLINIFGENPSEMQDILQIAVQAFLRMKQINLSPSCLFVHQNVGDITVNEKNMEGRRHLQEKLDEMAVTAAKQEFCKVTCFSDVIQFDVKTHVHYFPHLWEGDPPMAPPNPSYSQRVQELKREILMAAKEKSEQSFLTLSELKTRTQDLWEALLNENFVFSFKNTQEIVVYSRLENNYNKWTWELRHFMLDLQNKLNIQIQNGKISKIDTVDLEKRVKEKYDVIEKDLERYFREDKDCNILIQWEKNIKTKMNFFRQELIDKISQKVQDLINLKNHQSSFEQRKSTYKDVLLRKSKELARNFRDKELNESELGDSFIRMWNEWVIEVSSAAPRVEEPNFNADMEIFLYNHFRSEHNIRNRITTSFEWTVFPVNPSEHISMKSKWYGLKKKTKECDVENLKTMAAHLEHHICEYIENKASKIMNYSPSYFHEIVELISKELESDSENDNFTLTHSYKVDVSLYLCQMARRKFSETFKAFQKSDDPIWYLESKREEFFSSFKIACQGATSITTFAEILCSNLKSAICHAVYDKTAIDIANEMRSKHPAFNGNRSKLELFMLDCLLKREDFEKYQQYIYNPRYYMEDFIRRAVDRYCLDKKNPKLKKKLNLNLDCFQTLVLSAIDESTKVVKDKHGNVASWLDEFCTRLGNDMYLPRRNLTSIEHQEIKDIQFLEEVVSESLIPAIEQLKQTFSEIDLDPFVTKPHQLLFEQLSGCLKQCPFCKAVCTNTIPGHDGDHSALYHRPQALAGIQWEGTNHLVTDICTSLVASDCKIVLDGKTIPCKNYRDVGPDFANWDIKSDTSRLSYWKWFVSHFSSDLEKMHNGKFEGKGEIPTDWNNLNKEKVLAEMLSMRTMFDGKNELDVKFMF, encoded by the coding sequence ATGTCTATGGGAAAGGAAAAACCCCAGAATTCAGCTCCGGGAGATCCTGCAGAGGATGAACTAGCCAAGAGATTGGAAGCAGTGGGTCTGAGTGCAGAGTACTGGCTGCCCAAACTGCACAAACAACTTGGAGTTacctctgcccaagccctgaaACACCTGCGATATGAAGACTACCTAAAGTTAGAATGCGACATGCAGCTCACATGGGAAAAGCAGGCGCTCCAAGAACTACGTAAGACAGACAGCAACGGAACAATGaagcagctgcaggagcagcgCTTGGAGAAGCTAAAGAAGAGGCAGGAGCAGGCTAACGCAGCACTTGAGGGATCAAAAGAAATGCAGGAGAAAGGCAGGAGCTGCCATGAGGAAGCTGtaagaaagaaagaggaggagCTGCGGCAAGCTATGGACATCGCCCCAGAGTATTGGGCACCAGCTGAGAAGCCTCTGAAGGAAGTGATAGAGAATGTGCACAGACAATTAGACCTCGTGGAGGAGTCAGTGTCCCAGATTGAGAATCTCCTTGACAAGGAAGTTTTGAGATGGGCATCCGGAGGGCTGGCCCTGCAGGGCATTTACCGGACCAAGAAGCTTGCAGAGATGGTGGAGAAGCTAGAGCAGCTCATAGACATCCCAGAAGGGTTTGAGTTCTTAGGTCCAGTGCAAGGGCCACTGTTTGAGAAGAAGGAGTTTTCATCTGCCAAAGCAGAGTCCACATTCACAAGGACCATGGAAAACCTGGGCTTCAGCATTAGTGTCACAGCCAAAGGTGGATTTGGGAGTTTTAGTGCTGAAACCAGCTCAGATTACAGCAGCTCTTCAGAGTCTGAAGGAACCCACAGGTCCCGCTTGGAACACACCTACATGAAGTCCTGGGAAGTCTCTggggatgaagaacagctggtgACACTGATGAACTTCAAACAGAAGCTGAATGAAAAAACAAGAAGCCCTAATGTATGGATCAACATTTGCCTGTCAGAGAAGGTGCTTCAATATTTCCTGGAAAAAACTGTTTCTCTGTGCAAAGATTTATCTGCTCCAAATGAGAAGTACATCAAAGCTTTGCTGCACTGCCTTCTGGATCCTTATATCTATTCAGTTAAGCATTTCCCCAAATCTTCTTTCATTATGCAATGGATTTTCCAGTCAGCAGAAGAACAAGCAGGACAGAGCTGCAGCTCAGATCTTACAGATTTCATTAAAGTTTTACAACAAATGGAAAGTGAAAtcaaggaagctactgctgccTCTATGAattctccagcagcacagcaagaAGCAAAAAGAAAAGCTACTCTGATTCTCAGTTTATCCTTCCATTCATTACTGCAGGCTCTAAGAAAGAGAGCTGAGACAGACACAGAACTGTTATTGCTCTCCATTGCAGCCAGTGCAGGATACCGTGTGGACAGTAACACTTTTCAGTATCTCCTCGGGTGCCCAGAAATTAACTTCATGTTAGAGGAAATGCAAAGGGCACATGAGAGATATTTGACCCTTAGGGATCAGGATGTTTCCAGAGCTCAGGCTTTCCTGCTGTTGACAGGTCTGACAGTAGCAGCTAAAAATAAAGTTATGGCCCCCGAAGAGAAGAAGAAATGTTTGACTTTTATTGAAGGTCACATGGGCAACTTGCTGTCACAGGAAGTTACTTTTGTCCTTACAAAGCACAGGGCACTCACTGATTGGAAGGCACTGGAAAGAGACTTGAATTCCCTTGTAAACGGAAATTTTGAAGCCACAAATGATGATTGGCAGAAGGAGCATATAAAGAAAGAATTAGAAAACGTATCGCAAGAAACCAAGCAGGTAAATTCACCACTGTCAACATCCAAAGAAGTGCAATCCAGTGACACTAAGACATATAAATTTCCCAAAActccagagtttctcaaattaATCAAGCGACTTAAACTTGAAAATTACTATCCAAATAAAATGGGGATGGCAGATTTCCAGATAATGCACAAAACATCTTTACATGGCAGCCACCCCGGCAATGAAAGTGAGCTGCCATTTTATTTTTTGGATAAGCTGTTGATGCTGGACTATCGGGTAAGATATTTGGTTTGCAAGGATGACAGTAAAACAAAACAAGGCATAGTCAATACACTGAACACCGGAGATGATGTGATAGCTAATTTAGATGACATTTttaatgatgatgatgaggaaTCTAATGAATTTCCTGAAATTAATGAGGGTCAGGTGCATCCCATGGACATCCAAATGGCAATTTTTCACTGTGCAGATGATTTCATGAGGCAATATATTTCAACAAAACTTTCTTTATGTCAATTTGCACTTCCACTTTTGGTACCAGATCCCTGCACTTCACAAATAGAATTCCCTCTTTGGTCCTTTTGCCAAGTTAACAAGAAATGGCAGAGTCATGGAGAATGTCAAAACAGGGCTGGGATTAGGAAATGTAAAGATAAATTGATTTATCAAGCAGATCTACCAGTGGTGTCCTTCATAAGATTTGGTGCATCTTCTTTTTCTAAATCTCAGCTCTTGAATACACTGTTGAGTAAGCAAAAgcttaatatttttttccatcgTCACTGTAGAGGCAGCATTAAAAATTGCCTGTTGATGGAAGGTGTTGTAGAAATCACCTGGTATTGCCCAGGTAGAGATGATGATGACAGGTTTGACAACTGCATCACATTCACTAATCTTCATGGAGATGCAAGAGAACATGAGCAACAAGTCAAATTTTTACAGGAAATAGCTTCTGTCACTGTGGTTCTCTTGTCAGACACTGATCGGAATGAAAACGGCAAGAAGGTTTTACAAAACCTCTTAAAATCCTCCAAACCTTTCATCTTTCTCTGTATTGACAAAGAGAGGACATCAATTAACAAGTTTGGAAAGCGAGTAAAAATAGCCATTAAGAACCAGAGTGAGTCAAAATTAATGGAGGAACTGACCACTGCAATTAAACGTGCTGTAGAAACTTCAAATATTCCTTGTAGTCTAGATAAATGTGCAAAGACTGCTCAAAAGCATGGATTCCGTGTTGACGAAGACAAAAGAGAGTGCAAGGAAGGCAAAGAACTGGCAGAAAAAGTAATGGGTTTTCTGAAACAGAAAAACATTTTAGATACTAAGGAGAAATTATTACCTCTCCAGGGAGAGTTGTGGCACAAGTGGTGTAAAAAGGATAAAGAACGAACCCATTTGCAGGACGATGAGAACATGGGCATTGAACAGCACCTAAGccaaataaaatcagaaaagcaTGCACTGCGACAGGAGCAGTTACAGAGAGCATTCCCCCTGAATGAACTAATGCAGTCAGTGCTTTCAGCTCTGAATTTACCTTCCCAGAAAACCAAAATGTACTTCTTACAGTGGCTGAAAGTATTTATAGCTGATCTGTCATCTGATCATTTTCCAGAGCTTCACCAAAAATACTATGATTTGTGGTCACAAAACCAAACAGGAGGAAATAATGACTTGCAAAAACAATTAGAAAAATTATCACATAAAATAAATGAATCTACTTTTGGCCTTGAGCATCTTTTGAGAGAGGTGGGTCAGATTTATGAAGCTTTGGATGCACTACCTGAACAGGATAAGTGTTTTCTTGAACTACCAAAAATTGTAGCTGATTTGATGGTTGAAGGGTATCCTATCGAGCTGCTGGATGGTGACACTTCTTATGTGCCAATGAAGTGGGTTGGAGCCATCTTTGACAAGTTAATTGAGAAATTAGGAGACCAGAAAGTGTTTGTCCTTTCTGTACTTGGCATCCAGAGCACTGGAAAATCAACCCTGCTGAATGCCATGTTTGGACTTCAGTTTAAAGTCAGTGCAGGGAGATGCACCAGGGGAGCATTTATGCAGCTAGTTAAGGTGGATGATGAGCTCAGAAAAGAGCTGAACTTTGACTTTGTGGTAGTTGTTGACACTGAAGGGCTTCGGGCCATAGAGCTAGAAAATAGATCAGCACTCAGGCATGATAACGAGCTAGCCACTTTTGTCATTGGTCTTGGCAACACGACTCTGATCAATATTTTTGGAGAGAATCCTTCAGAAATGCAAGATATCTTGCAGATCGCTGTCCAGGCATTTCTGAGGATGAAGCAAATAAATCTCTCCCCAAGCTGTTTGTTTGTGCATCAAAATGTTGGAGACATAACTGTGAATGAAAAGAATATGGAAGGACGAAGACACCTTCAGGAAAAATTAGATGAAATGGCAGTTACTGCAGCCAAGCAAGAGTTCTGTAAAGTTACCTGTTTTAGTGATGTTATCCAATTTGATGTGAAGACCCACGTTCATTACTTTCCTCACCTCTGGGAAGGAGACCCACCGATGGCACCTCCAAACCCCAGTTACAGCCAACGAGTGCAAGAACTAAAGAGAGAAATTCTCATGGCTGCCAAAGAAAAATCTGAACAAAGTTTTCTAACGCTGTCAGAATTAAAAACACGCACTCAGGACCTGTGGGAGGCTTTGTTAAATGAGAATTTTGTCTTCAGCTTTAAAAATACACAGGAGATTGTTGTATACAGCAGACTGGAAAACAACTATAACAAATGGACCTGGGAATTGAGACATTTCATGCTTGATTTGCAGAACAAGTTGAACAtccaaattcagaatggaaaaatCTCCAAAATAGATACAGTAGATCTTGAAAAAAGAGTTAAAGAAAAATATGATGTCATTGAAAAGGATCTAGAAAGATATTTTAGAGAAGACAAGGACTGTAACATACTGattcaatgggaaaaaaatattaaaacaaaaatgaactTTTTCAGACAAGAACTGATTGACAAAATTTCTCAAAAGGTTCAAGATCTTATCAATCTAAAGAATCATCAGAGCAGTTTTGAACAAAGGAAATCAACTTATAAAGATGTGTTGCTTAGAAAAAGCAAGGAGTTGGCCCGAAATTTCAGAGATAAGGAATTGAATGAAAGTGAGCTTGGAGATAGCTTTATCAGAATGTGGAATGAATGGGTTATTGAGGTGTCCTCTGCTGCCCCTCGTGTTGAAGAGCCCAATTTTAATGCTGATATGGAGATTTTCCTTTACAATCATTTTAGATCAGAACACAATATAAGAAACAGGATTACAACATCCTTTGAATGGACTGTTTTTCCTGTGAACCCTTCTGAGCACATCTCAATGAAGAGCAAATGGTATGGACTAAAGAAGAAGACTAAAGAATGTGATGTTGAGAATTTAAAGACAATGGCAGCACACCTAGAGCATCATATCTGTGAATACATTGAGAACAAAGCAAGCAAGATAATGAATTACAGTCCCAGTTATTTTCATGAAATAGTGGAGTTAATAAGCAAAGAGTTAGAATCTGATTCAGAGAATGACAATTTTACATTAACACACTCATACAAAGTGGATGTCTCTCTATATTTATGCCAAATGGCAAGAAGGAAGTTTAGCGAGACATTCAAAGCATTCCAGAAGTCAGATGATCCAATCTGGTATCTTGAAAGTAAGAGAGAGGAATTCTTTAGCTCTTTTAAAATCGCCTGCCAAGGAGCAACATCCATCACAACTTTTGCTGAAATTTTATGCAGCAATCTTAAATCCGCTATCTGCCATGCAGTCTATGACAAGACTGCCATTGACATAGCAAATGAGATGAGGTCTAAGCATCCAGCCTTCAATGGCAATAGAAGCAAACTGGAACTGTTCATGCTGGATTGTCTTTTAAAGCGGGAAGATTTTGAAAAATACCAACAGTATATTTATAACCCAAGGTATTATATGGAGGATTTTATCAGACGAGCTGTTGATAGGTATTGTTTagacaaaaaaaatccaaaattgaaaaaaaaattaaatttaaatcttGATTGTTTCCAGACTCTTGTTCTTTCGGCAATTGATGAATCAACTAAAGTTGTTAAAGATAAACATGGCAACGTAGCCTCGTGGTTGGATGAATTTTGTACCAGGCTTGGAAATGATATGTACCTTCCCAGAAGGAATCTGACAAGCATTGAACATCAAGAGATAAAAGACATACAATTTCTTGAAGAAGTGGTGAGTGAGTCACTGATCCCTGCCATAGAGCAGCTGAAACAAACATTCTCTGAGATTGATTTGGATCCGTTTGTCACAAAACCCCATCAACTCCTCTTTGAGCAGCTCAGTGGGTGTTTGAAGCAATGTCCCTTTTGCAAGGCTGTCTGCACAAACACAATTCCTGGTCATGATGGAGATCACAGCGCTCTTTATCATCGTCCTCAGGCTCTGGCTGGCATCCAGTGGGAAGGGACAAATCATCTAGTCACTGACATTTGTACCAGCCTTGTAGCAAGTGACTGCAAAATAGTGCTTGATGGAAAAACAATTCCGTGCAAAAATTATCGAGACGTAGGACCTGACTTTGCAAATTGGGACATCAAATCAGATACCTCCCGACTGTCTTATTGGAAATGGTTTGTCAGTCATTTCAGCTCTGACTTAGAAAAAATGCATAATGGAAAGTTTGAAGGCAAGGGGGAAATCCCGACTGATTGGAATAACTTAAACAAGGAGAAAGTACTTGCTGAGATGTTATCAATGCGGACCATGTTTGATGGTAAGAATGAATTGGATGTGAAATTTATGTTTTga